In Methanothrix sp., a genomic segment contains:
- a CDS encoding PPC domain-containing DNA-binding protein: MLIREFELGRSLLARLEHGEEIIGQITSIIREEDIRAGHLNAIGALEEAEIGCYNQQTHKYQGIKINEPVEIASCSGNISLLEGRPFAHVHAVLSGMEGKVWAGHLNSGRIFAAELYIQELGGQELIRSEDPVTGLNLWREE, from the coding sequence GTGCTGATCAGGGAGTTTGAGCTTGGGCGAAGCCTGCTGGCCAGGCTGGAGCACGGGGAGGAGATCATCGGCCAGATCACGAGCATCATAAGGGAGGAGGATATCCGGGCAGGCCACCTGAACGCCATTGGCGCCCTGGAGGAGGCGGAGATCGGCTGCTACAATCAGCAGACTCATAAGTACCAGGGCATCAAGATCAATGAGCCAGTGGAGATTGCCTCCTGCTCGGGCAACATCTCCCTTCTGGAGGGGCGACCATTTGCCCATGTTCATGCCGTTCTCTCCGGGATGGAGGGGAAGGTCTGGGCGGGACACCTCAACTCGGGCCGGATCTTCGCCGCAGAGCTATATATTCAGGAGCTTGGCGGGCAGGAGCTGATCAGATCTGAAGATCCTGTCACCGGCCTTAATCTGTGGAGAGAGGAGTGA
- a CDS encoding methanogenesis marker 2 protein, with amino-acid sequence MNLESLAAELRGFVGVTRKKQIGELISFFPIESKQIIASFGEDAAVIDDGDEVMLLAADGIWSRLMDADPEWSGYCSVLVNVHDIAAMGGWPVAMVDVLSIGDPELAEKVLRGMKKGIEKFGVPIIGCHLHPDTPYNALDVAILGKAKKDGVILSSTAKPGEVIIAAYDMDGSPHPLFAINFDSTSFKESSVLAEQLGSMRELGESGLVRAGKDISNPGLLGTLAMLLETSKVGAVVDVEAIAVPEGLSLVEWLKMYPGMGFVVSTRPENQEAVLEVFTRRGLTARVIGRITEARRLIIRGREEEAVLFDLAQESVTGIH; translated from the coding sequence ATGAATCTTGAGTCTCTGGCAGCTGAACTGCGCGGATTTGTGGGAGTCACCAGGAAGAAGCAGATTGGCGAGCTCATCTCATTCTTTCCCATAGAGTCCAAGCAGATCATTGCATCCTTCGGGGAGGATGCGGCAGTGATAGATGATGGCGATGAGGTCATGCTCCTCGCCGCAGACGGCATCTGGTCCAGGCTCATGGATGCAGACCCAGAGTGGTCGGGCTACTGCTCTGTGCTGGTGAATGTGCACGACATCGCCGCTATGGGTGGCTGGCCGGTGGCCATGGTGGACGTCCTCTCCATAGGGGATCCAGAGCTGGCAGAGAAGGTCCTGCGAGGGATGAAGAAGGGGATAGAGAAGTTCGGCGTGCCCATCATCGGCTGCCACCTCCATCCTGATACGCCCTACAACGCCCTGGATGTCGCCATCCTCGGAAAGGCGAAGAAGGATGGCGTGATCTTAAGCAGCACAGCAAAGCCCGGCGAGGTGATCATTGCCGCCTATGATATGGATGGCAGTCCCCATCCTCTTTTTGCCATCAACTTCGACTCCACCAGCTTCAAGGAGAGCAGCGTCCTGGCGGAGCAATTGGGATCGATGAGGGAGCTGGGCGAGAGCGGCCTGGTCCGGGCGGGCAAGGATATCAGCAACCCCGGCCTCCTGGGAACCCTGGCCATGCTCCTGGAGACGAGCAAGGTGGGCGCAGTGGTGGATGTAGAGGCCATAGCCGTGCCCGAGGGACTTTCCCTGGTCGAATGGCTGAAGATGTACCCGGGAATGGGATTTGTGGTCAGCACCAGGCCCGAGAATCAGGAGGCTGTCTTGGAGGTGTTCACCAGGCGCGGCCTGACCGCCCGGGTCATAGGCCGGATCACAGAGGCGAGAAGGCTCATCATCAGAGGCAGAGAGGAGGAGGCTGTGCTCTTTGACCTGGCCCAGGAGAGCGTGACCGGGATTCATTGA
- a CDS encoding methyltransferase — protein MDASFIRSLQDRAEERRARIGIGIWNADEELIASLHSAERFAELLLVGDLGEDCPFDHMNSNEPWRDLVRLLASGEIDGAVRGNLPAGRSMRALVDRFGLPVRRLALIELFGWSFLLGPVGIDEGETPSARLDLLLGGAKLLQGLGVSPRAAVLSGGRMEDRGRSERVDTSLLEGDQIAARAAEAGINAEHKGILIEGCRGDDIVIAPEGISGNLIFRTLMLLCGAQSYGAPVITERMDWIFIDSSRARSGFDGPVMLAGALAGMRGAGRY, from the coding sequence ATGGACGCCAGCTTTATAAGATCCCTACAGGACCGGGCGGAAGAGAGGCGCGCCCGCATAGGAATTGGCATCTGGAATGCAGACGAGGAGCTGATAGCATCCCTGCACTCAGCAGAGAGGTTCGCAGAGCTGCTGCTGGTGGGCGACTTGGGCGAGGATTGCCCCTTCGATCACATGAATAGCAATGAGCCCTGGAGGGATCTGGTGCGCCTCCTGGCCAGTGGCGAGATCGATGGCGCTGTGCGGGGCAACCTGCCTGCAGGAAGGAGCATGCGCGCCCTGGTGGACCGATTCGGCCTGCCCGTCCGCCGCCTGGCCCTGATCGAGCTTTTCGGCTGGTCCTTTCTTCTCGGGCCAGTGGGAATCGATGAGGGTGAGACGCCCTCTGCCCGTCTGGATCTGCTGCTTGGGGGGGCAAAGCTCCTGCAAGGGCTGGGCGTCTCCCCCCGGGCGGCAGTTCTCTCTGGAGGGAGGATGGAGGACCGGGGGAGGAGTGAGAGGGTGGATACAAGCCTCCTGGAGGGAGATCAGATCGCCGCCCGAGCAGCCGAGGCAGGGATAAATGCAGAGCATAAGGGAATTCTGATCGAGGGCTGCCGGGGAGATGATATCGTCATTGCACCGGAGGGCATCTCCGGCAACCTTATCTTCCGCACTCTGATGCTCCTGTGCGGGGCGCAGTCCTATGGCGCTCCGGTCATAACGGAGAGGATGGACTGGATATTCATCGATTCCAGCCGGGCGAGGAGCGGATTTGACGGGCCGGTGATGCTGGCCGGGGCGCTGGCCGGGATGAGGGGGGCGGGACGCTATTGA
- the mobB gene encoding molybdopterin-guanine dinucleotide biosynthesis protein B has product MKAIAVVGTKKTGKTTLVEALVRSLAEHGRVGTVKSMLHHSVDRGDTKRHYDAGADVVIGLGDARLVIRRERGDLESALAELEREGMDYAVVEGFKNSSLPKIVMGDIEVPKMLRRVRLSEVDGALIEELTEMIRGLEEYSTPVAGRG; this is encoded by the coding sequence ATGAAGGCCATAGCAGTTGTCGGGACCAAGAAGACGGGAAAGACCACCCTGGTGGAGGCTCTGGTCAGATCCCTGGCAGAGCACGGCAGAGTGGGAACGGTCAAGAGCATGCTCCATCACTCTGTGGACCGGGGAGACACCAAAAGGCATTACGATGCCGGGGCGGATGTGGTCATAGGCCTTGGCGATGCCCGTCTGGTGATCCGGAGGGAGCGGGGAGATCTGGAGTCCGCCCTGGCAGAGCTGGAGAGGGAGGGGATGGACTATGCAGTGGTGGAGGGCTTCAAGAACAGCTCCCTTCCCAAGATCGTCATGGGGGATATAGAGGTGCCAAAGATGCTGCGAAGGGTGAGGCTATCTGAGGTGGACGGGGCCCTGATAGAGGAGCTGACGGAGATGATCAGGGGGTTGGAGGAGTACAGCACACCTGTAGCCGGGCGAGGATAG
- a CDS encoding M20 family metallopeptidase has protein sequence MREDSKREDSKREDSKPEEPIIPDRDELLDLLKNIISFRTVAPPGDCYKEIVEWLEPIFKEMGFKTAKIKIPEEVFAAKCSDSRLVGDRYNLRADLSVGAEKTLVIYAHLDVVPAEGEWETDPFCAVQRNGRVYGRGVSDCKGSIAALIAALRALLPRSAPRYNLSLLLTTDEEVGGYSGLCYLTDLGQVQGDMMLCMDGFSDDVGIGSNGIITWEVIVRGQSAHSGSSFMGVNAVERSVLAMERLMDLKRVVQSRRSRLPASSAVRSLGIENLIPILNITMINGGIKENIVPDRCVLRGDRRVIPEERMEEAMEEMERALEPLRSEDIDFALKFYPGYPPMSVDPEHAWVNEVRRAVEKGMGFFPQLSAAQGSLDQAYATEKTGIPTCVYGVGRQLESNIHAPNENVRIADLEGFARFLIELLR, from the coding sequence ATGCGAGAAGATTCAAAGCGAGAAGATTCAAAGCGAGAAGATTCAAAGCCCGAAGAGCCCATCATCCCAGATCGAGACGAACTGCTGGATCTGCTGAAAAATATCATAAGTTTTAGAACGGTCGCCCCACCTGGGGACTGCTATAAGGAGATAGTGGAGTGGCTGGAGCCCATATTCAAGGAGATGGGGTTTAAGACGGCAAAGATTAAAATTCCCGAGGAGGTGTTCGCAGCTAAATGCTCCGACTCAAGGCTGGTGGGAGACCGGTATAACCTGCGGGCCGATCTATCTGTGGGAGCGGAGAAGACCCTGGTGATATATGCCCACCTGGATGTAGTACCAGCAGAAGGGGAATGGGAGACCGATCCGTTCTGTGCAGTGCAGAGAAACGGCCGGGTCTATGGCCGGGGGGTCTCAGATTGCAAGGGATCGATCGCTGCCCTCATCGCCGCCCTAAGGGCCCTCCTGCCCCGGAGCGCGCCCAGGTACAATCTGAGCCTCCTCTTGACCACAGATGAGGAGGTAGGGGGCTACTCCGGCCTGTGCTATCTGACCGATCTGGGCCAGGTGCAGGGAGATATGATGCTCTGCATGGACGGATTTTCAGATGACGTGGGGATTGGAAGCAATGGCATCATAACCTGGGAGGTAATAGTCAGGGGCCAGTCGGCTCATAGCGGTTCCAGCTTCATGGGGGTGAATGCAGTGGAAAGGTCGGTCCTGGCCATGGAGAGGCTCATGGATCTGAAGAGGGTGGTGCAGTCCAGGCGTTCCCGCCTCCCTGCCAGCTCGGCGGTGAGATCCCTGGGCATCGAGAACCTCATCCCCATCCTCAATATCACCATGATCAATGGAGGGATCAAGGAGAACATAGTGCCAGATAGATGCGTTCTCCGGGGGGACCGCAGGGTGATACCGGAGGAGAGGATGGAGGAGGCGATGGAGGAGATGGAGAGGGCACTGGAGCCCCTGAGGTCTGAGGATATCGACTTTGCCCTGAAGTTCTATCCTGGATATCCGCCCATGAGCGTGGACCCGGAGCATGCCTGGGTGAATGAGGTGAGAAGAGCAGTGGAGAAGGGAATGGGATTCTTCCCCCAGCTCTCGGCAGCACAGGGAAGCCTGGATCAGGCCTATGCCACAGAGAAGACAGGGATCCCCACCTGCGTCTATGGAGTTGGCCGGCAGTTGGAGAGCAATATCCATGCTCCAAATGAGAACGTGCGCATAGCTGACCTGGAAGGCTTTGCCCGGTTCCTAATCGAGCTATTGAGATAG
- the gpmI gene encoding 2,3-bisphosphoglycerate-independent phosphoglycerate mutase, with product MRPIAIIIMDGFGISPVLEGNAIAHARKPNLERLWKEYPTVTLKASGLAVGLPQGQMGNSEVGHLNLGGGRIVYQDLTRISLAVEKGTIESNPVLLEAMAQARRSGSKLHLIGLLSDGGVHSHITHLYALLKLARSMDLSRVYVHAILDGRDVPPRSALGYLQDLEARFSQTGTGKTATVSGRYYTMDRDRRWERIEKAYRCLVYGEGPRAKSAEEAVRKGYERGENDEFIMPTVVDEMGMVEDGDSIIFFNFRPDRAREVTWAFVDEDFREFATKPLQVHYVCMTVYDATLKVPVAFPAENLADTLGEVASRRGLKQLRIAETEKYAHVTYFFNGGKEVLNPGEDRVLIPSPKVATYDLQPEMSAYQVRDELLARIDSGRYDLIILNFANPDMVGHTGIYEAAVKAVEVVDGCVGEIVDRILSAGGAVLLTADHGNAEKMLDSDTGQPHTAHTTNPVPFSLITSEQKGYRLREDGILADVAPTALQLMNIPQPEAMTGRTLIIPG from the coding sequence ATGAGGCCAATTGCGATAATAATCATGGACGGATTCGGCATAAGCCCTGTCCTGGAGGGAAATGCCATTGCTCATGCCCGTAAGCCCAACCTGGAGCGATTATGGAAGGAATATCCAACCGTCACCCTCAAGGCCTCCGGTCTGGCGGTGGGCCTGCCCCAGGGGCAGATGGGCAACTCTGAGGTGGGACACCTCAACCTGGGCGGGGGGAGGATCGTCTACCAGGATCTGACCAGGATCAGCCTGGCAGTGGAGAAGGGCACAATTGAGAGCAATCCCGTTCTGCTGGAGGCGATGGCTCAGGCCAGGAGATCTGGTAGCAAGCTCCATCTGATCGGACTTCTCTCCGATGGCGGGGTTCACAGCCATATCACCCATCTTTACGCCCTTCTGAAGCTGGCAAGATCGATGGATCTATCCCGGGTATATGTGCATGCCATCTTGGATGGCCGGGATGTGCCGCCCCGCAGCGCCCTGGGCTATCTTCAGGATCTGGAGGCGAGGTTCTCCCAGACGGGCACAGGCAAGACGGCCACTGTGAGCGGCCGCTACTACACCATGGACCGGGACCGCCGCTGGGAGAGGATAGAGAAGGCATATCGCTGTTTGGTCTATGGCGAGGGGCCGAGGGCTAAGAGCGCTGAGGAGGCAGTCAGGAAGGGATACGAACGGGGGGAGAACGATGAGTTCATCATGCCCACAGTGGTGGATGAGATGGGCATGGTGGAGGATGGGGATAGCATCATCTTCTTCAACTTCCGGCCGGACAGGGCGCGGGAGGTGACCTGGGCCTTTGTGGACGAGGATTTTCGGGAATTTGCCACCAAACCCCTCCAGGTCCATTATGTCTGCATGACCGTCTATGATGCCACCCTGAAGGTGCCGGTGGCCTTCCCGGCGGAGAACCTCGCTGACACCCTGGGAGAGGTTGCCAGCCGGAGGGGATTGAAGCAATTGAGGATAGCTGAGACGGAGAAGTATGCTCATGTCACCTACTTTTTTAACGGGGGGAAGGAGGTGCTCAATCCAGGGGAGGATCGGGTGTTGATACCCTCGCCCAAGGTGGCGACCTACGACCTGCAGCCCGAGATGAGCGCCTATCAGGTGCGAGATGAGCTCTTAGCCCGCATCGATTCCGGCAGGTATGACCTAATAATCCTCAACTTCGCCAATCCGGATATGGTCGGCCATACCGGCATCTATGAGGCTGCAGTGAAGGCGGTGGAGGTGGTGGATGGCTGTGTTGGGGAGATTGTGGACCGGATACTCAGCGCGGGTGGAGCAGTCCTTCTCACTGCAGACCATGGCAATGCAGAGAAGATGCTCGACTCAGATACCGGCCAGCCCCATACTGCTCATACCACCAATCCGGTGCCATTCTCTCTGATCACCTCTGAGCAGAAGGGCTACCGCCTCCGGGAGGATGGAATCCTGGCTGATGTGGCACCGACAGCACTGCAGCTCATGAATATCCCTCAGCCTGAGGCCATGACCGGAAGGACTCTCATCATACCGGGATGA
- a CDS encoding protein-L-isoaspartate(D-aspartate) O-methyltransferase produces MDQKKRLLDGMRGRINESVLNAMSRIPRELFVPEQLRDRAYEDTPLPIGLGQTISAPHMVAIMSDLLDVRPGMKILEVGGGSGYHAAVLAALTGPQGRVYSVERMPDLAAAARRNLQAAGIENVTVVEGDGSLGLPEHAPYDRISVAASAPKIPEPLKEQLQVGGKMVLPVGGGSQELILVTRKNGLLAEEKMGVIFVPLIGKEGFGERQI; encoded by the coding sequence ATGGACCAGAAAAAGAGGCTTTTAGATGGCATGCGGGGAAGGATCAACGAATCAGTCCTGAATGCCATGTCCCGCATTCCCAGAGAGCTGTTCGTTCCCGAGCAGCTTCGAGATAGAGCCTATGAGGATACCCCACTGCCCATAGGCCTGGGTCAGACCATATCCGCCCCCCATATGGTGGCCATAATGAGCGATCTTCTCGATGTCAGGCCAGGGATGAAGATCCTGGAAGTGGGTGGAGGAAGCGGCTATCATGCAGCAGTTCTGGCAGCCCTCACCGGCCCCCAGGGCCGGGTATACTCGGTGGAGAGGATGCCTGATCTCGCTGCTGCTGCCAGAAGAAATCTGCAGGCAGCAGGGATTGAGAATGTCACTGTGGTGGAGGGAGATGGCAGCCTGGGCCTTCCCGAGCATGCCCCCTACGATAGGATCAGCGTCGCTGCATCAGCCCCAAAAATTCCCGAGCCCCTAAAAGAGCAGCTTCAGGTGGGGGGAAAGATGGTACTTCCAGTGGGCGGGGGCTCGCAGGAGCTGATCTTGGTCACGAGAAAGAACGGCCTGTTGGCAGAGGAAAAGATGGGAGTGATCTTCGTCCCCCTCATCGGCAAAGAGGGATTTGGAGAACGGCAGATTTGA
- a CDS encoding HVO_0476 family zinc finger protein translates to MLEDQIFCPACGTDTSHTTIKSGQENLVRCDDCGTVHSVEARRERLVNLKVIVNQDDRSTPHFITIPAKEVLNVGDELLVDDPSKEVVMAQITSLESDRRVRSAPAGEVSTVWARATDEVPLRITIFRGGKSHPLKTTVPGDEILEVGERRRAERFQFDIVKIKLRGEGFADAAEAKDIVRVWGREI, encoded by the coding sequence ATGCTTGAAGATCAGATCTTCTGCCCAGCCTGCGGCACGGATACCAGCCATACAACGATCAAATCCGGACAGGAGAACCTGGTGCGCTGCGATGACTGCGGGACGGTTCATTCCGTTGAGGCGAGAAGGGAGCGTTTGGTCAATCTGAAGGTGATCGTCAACCAGGACGACCGATCCACTCCTCACTTCATCACCATCCCGGCAAAGGAGGTGCTGAATGTGGGAGATGAGCTTTTAGTGGACGACCCATCAAAGGAGGTGGTGATGGCTCAGATCACATCCTTGGAGAGCGATCGCCGGGTCAGGAGCGCTCCCGCCGGGGAGGTGTCGACCGTCTGGGCAAGGGCGACGGATGAGGTGCCCCTGAGGATAACCATCTTCCGGGGAGGCAAGAGCCACCCCCTGAAGACAACTGTCCCTGGAGATGAGATCCTGGAGGTGGGCGAGAGGCGGAGGGCGGAGAGATTCCAGTTCGATATAGTCAAGATCAAGCTGCGGGGCGAGGGTTTTGCCGATGCGGCGGAGGCGAAGGATATTGTTCGGGTTTGGGGGCGGGAGATCTGA
- a CDS encoding N-glycosylase/DNA lyase has protein sequence MSAEIMSEPDEKRADEKMAGGWHSLSIQELLDLYAPVKEQIEARLEEFGHIWETASDEDLFRELVFCLLTPQSKARVCWRAVQRLERRCLISSGEPCQLQEELVGVRFNRRKAEYICLARSMFCHQSLRSTLEMFSSPAAAREWLVENVKGLGYKEASHFLRNIGLGEELAILDRHILKNLLLLGVIAELPRSPTKRLYLEIEKEMAAFSSRTEIPMGQLDLLLWYKEAGEVFK, from the coding sequence ATGAGTGCGGAAATCATGAGCGAGCCAGATGAGAAGAGGGCAGATGAGAAGATGGCAGGAGGATGGCATTCCCTCTCCATCCAGGAATTGCTGGACCTTTATGCTCCCGTGAAAGAGCAGATAGAGGCAAGGCTGGAGGAGTTTGGGCATATCTGGGAGACGGCCAGCGATGAGGATCTCTTCCGGGAGCTGGTGTTCTGCCTTCTCACCCCTCAGTCCAAGGCCAGGGTATGCTGGAGGGCGGTGCAGAGGCTGGAGAGAAGGTGCCTCATCTCTTCTGGAGAGCCCTGTCAGCTTCAAGAGGAGCTGGTGGGAGTGAGATTCAACCGGAGGAAGGCGGAGTACATATGCCTTGCCCGATCCATGTTCTGCCATCAATCCCTTCGCTCTACCCTGGAGATGTTCTCCAGTCCTGCTGCTGCCCGGGAGTGGCTGGTGGAGAACGTCAAGGGCCTGGGCTATAAGGAGGCCAGCCACTTCTTGAGGAACATCGGCCTGGGAGAGGAGCTGGCCATCCTCGACCGGCATATCCTCAAGAATCTGCTCCTCTTAGGAGTGATAGCAGAGCTTCCCAGGTCACCTACCAAGAGGCTTTACCTTGAGATCGAGAAGGAGATGGCTGCCTTCTCTTCCCGGACTGAAATTCCCATGGGTCAGCTCGATCTATTGCTCTGGTACAAAGAAGCGGGCGAGGTGTTCAAATAA
- the uvrB gene encoding excinuclease ABC subunit UvrB, whose translation MPQPSNMTEHSPSLIPHEEQFSLHSSFAPCGSQPEAIEELIRGLQRRERFQTLIGVTGSGKTYTVANVIQRVQKPTLVIAHNKTLAEQLYNEFKEFFPDNRVEYFISYYDYYQPESYIPSKDQYIEKDSLINPKIEQMRLATTASLLSRRDVIVVASVSCIYGLGNPENFQSMGFELKVRDRISRKDILERLVDILYERSDLDLSPGRFRVNGEIIDLVPSYFNNIIRIELFGNTVERISEVDRITGRRVEDMSYFFIYPARHYVIPEEELKAAIESIKAELDERLPQLGMIEAHRLRQRTMHDIEMIEETGSCKGIENYSRHFDRRQPGEPPFCLIDYFPDDFLLIIDESHQTLPQLRAMNRGDRSRKKNLVDYGFRLPSSYDNRPLDFGEFESFMRNVIFVSATPGDYELEHSSSLVEQIIRPTGLLDPEVEVRPVDGQVRDVMEEISKVVLRGDRALVTTLTKRLAEELTDYLSRNDIRARYLHSEIQPLERTEIIRELRLGKFDVLVGINLLREGLDIPEVGFIGILDADKEGFLRDEKSLIQTIGRASRNADSRVVLYADRMTASIKKAVETTERRRLLQMAYNQEHGITPQTIRKPIREKVVEITDTRHIPKSDIPNAIIELEAEMMAAADRLEFERAIQLRDTVRRLERELKVA comes from the coding sequence ATGCCTCAGCCATCGAATATGACAGAGCACTCCCCCTCCCTTATCCCGCATGAAGAGCAGTTCTCCCTCCACTCCAGCTTTGCTCCCTGTGGCTCCCAGCCAGAGGCTATAGAAGAGCTGATCAGAGGCCTGCAGAGAAGAGAGAGATTCCAGACCCTGATCGGTGTCACAGGCTCAGGCAAGACCTATACTGTGGCCAATGTCATCCAACGGGTTCAAAAGCCAACCCTGGTGATCGCCCACAACAAGACCCTGGCTGAGCAGCTTTATAATGAGTTCAAAGAGTTCTTCCCGGATAACCGGGTTGAGTATTTCATCTCATATTATGACTATTATCAGCCGGAGTCATATATTCCCTCAAAGGATCAGTACATAGAGAAGGACTCTCTTATCAATCCCAAGATAGAGCAGATGAGGCTGGCGACCACTGCCTCCCTCCTCTCTCGCCGGGATGTGATCGTGGTGGCCTCCGTCTCCTGCATCTACGGCCTTGGCAATCCAGAGAACTTCCAGAGCATGGGATTTGAGCTGAAGGTGAGGGACAGGATCTCCAGAAAGGATATCCTGGAAAGGCTGGTGGATATCCTCTATGAGCGCTCTGACCTGGACCTCTCCCCAGGACGCTTCAGAGTCAATGGCGAGATCATCGATCTCGTCCCCAGCTACTTCAACAACATCATCAGAATTGAGCTATTTGGAAATACTGTGGAGAGGATCTCTGAGGTTGACAGGATCACCGGCAGAAGGGTGGAGGATATGAGCTACTTCTTCATCTATCCGGCCAGGCATTATGTCATACCAGAGGAGGAGCTGAAAGCGGCGATCGAATCCATAAAGGCAGAGCTGGATGAGAGGCTGCCCCAGCTGGGAATGATTGAGGCCCACCGCCTCCGGCAGCGAACAATGCATGATATAGAGATGATAGAGGAGACCGGCAGCTGTAAGGGAATAGAGAACTACTCCCGCCACTTTGACCGCCGGCAGCCGGGGGAGCCTCCATTCTGTTTGATCGATTATTTCCCGGACGACTTCCTGCTCATAATCGATGAGAGCCATCAGACCCTACCCCAGCTCCGGGCGATGAACAGAGGCGACCGGTCCCGCAAGAAGAACCTGGTGGATTACGGCTTCCGGCTGCCCAGCAGCTATGACAACCGCCCCCTCGACTTTGGCGAGTTCGAGAGCTTCATGAGGAATGTGATATTCGTCTCCGCCACCCCAGGAGACTATGAGCTTGAGCATTCCAGCTCCCTGGTGGAGCAGATCATCCGCCCCACTGGCCTTCTCGACCCGGAGGTGGAGGTCCGGCCCGTCGATGGGCAGGTGAGGGATGTGATGGAGGAGATCAGCAAGGTGGTCCTCAGAGGGGATCGAGCCCTGGTCACCACCCTCACCAAACGGCTGGCAGAGGAATTGACAGATTATCTGAGCCGGAATGATATCCGGGCACGCTATCTGCACTCGGAGATCCAGCCTTTGGAGAGGACAGAGATCATCCGTGAGCTCAGGCTGGGCAAATTCGATGTTCTGGTGGGGATCAACCTCCTCCGGGAGGGGCTGGACATCCCTGAGGTGGGGTTCATCGGAATTCTGGACGCAGACAAAGAGGGATTTCTCAGGGATGAGAAGAGCCTGATCCAGACCATAGGCCGCGCTTCAAGGAATGCTGATTCCCGGGTGGTGCTCTATGCGGACAGGATGACGGCCTCCATAAAGAAGGCTGTTGAGACGACAGAGAGGCGCAGGCTGCTGCAGATGGCCTACAATCAAGAGCACGGCATCACCCCCCAGACCATCAGAAAGCCCATCCGGGAAAAGGTGGTGGAGATCACAGACACCAGGCACATTCCGAAATCGGATATTCCAAATGCGATCATCGAGCTGGAGGCGGAGATGATGGCAGCAGCAGATCGGCTGGAGTTCGAGAGGGCCATTCAGCTTCGGGATACCGTCCGCAGGCTGGAGAGGGAGCTGAAGGTGGCTTGA